Proteins from a genomic interval of Calypte anna isolate BGI_N300 chromosome 6, bCalAnn1_v1.p, whole genome shotgun sequence:
- the LGI1 gene encoding leucine-rich glioma-inactivated protein 1 isoform X1, with translation MGNASRPFRRIAYFLCLLSVLLLTEGKKPVKPKCPAWCTCTKDNALCENARSIPRSVPPDVISLSFVRSAFTKIPEGSFLLTPSLQLLLFTSNTFDAISDDAFMGLPHLEYLFIENNSIKSISRNTFRGLKSLIHLSLANNNLQSLPKDIFKGLDSLTNVDLRGNAFNCDCKLKWLVEWLGSTNATVEDIYCESPPEYKKRKINSLSPKEFDCIITEFEVYQSLPYQSLSVDTFSYMNDEHVVIAQPFTGKCIFLEWDHVEVMFRNYDNITGTSTVVCKPIVIESQLYVIVAQLFGGSHIYKRDIFANKFIKIQDIEILKIRKPNDIETFRIAEDWYFVVADSSKAGFTTVYKWNGNGFYSHQSLHAWYRDTDVEYLEISGKPHLILSSSSQRPVIYQWNKGTNEFVKRFDIQDMEDAYAVKHFKVKEDVYICLTRFIGDSKVMKWGGSAFLDLQRMPSRGSMVFQPLQISNYQYAILGSDYSFTQVYYWDAEKAKFVKFQELNVQAPRSFIHVSIDKRDFLFASSFKGTTLIYKHVIVDLSA, from the exons ATGGGAAATGCCAGCAGACCCTTTAGAAGAATTGCTTATTTCTTATGCCTTTTATCTGTGCTTTTGCTGACTGAAGGGAAGAAACCAGTGAAGCCAAAATGTCCTGCCTGGTGTACTTGTACCAAAGATAATGCTTTATGTGAAAATGCCAGATCTATTCCTCGCAGCGTTCCGCCTGATGTTATCTCACT atCCTTTGTGAGATCTGCTTTTACTAAAATCCCAGAAGGGAGTTTTTTGCTCACACCatctctgcagcttct GTTGTTTACATCCAACACTTTTGACGCTATTAGTGATGATGCTTTCATGGGCCTTCCTCATCTAGAATATTT GTTTATAGAGAACAACAGCATTAAGTCAATTTCAAGAAATACTTTCAGAGGACTGAAATCTTTAATTCACCT GAGTCTCGCAAATAATAATCTCCAATCGCTTCCAAAAGACATATTCAAAGGCTTGGATTCTTTAACAAATGT AGATCTTAGAGGCAATGCATTTAATTGTGACTGCAAACTGAAGTGGTTAGTGGAATGGCTGGGCAGCACCAATGCAACAGTTGAAGACATTTACTGTGAGAGCCCACCAGAATATAAGAAGCGCAAAATCAATAGCCTGTCTCCAAAGGAGTTTGATTGCATTATTACAG AATTTGAAGTTTATCAGTCCCTGCCATACCAATCTCTGTCAGTAGATACTTTCTCATACATGAATGATGAACATGTGGTTATTGCTCAGCCTTTTACTGGAAAATGCATCTTTCTTGAATGGGACCATGTAGAAGTGATGTTCAGGAATTACGACAACATTACAG gTACTTCAACTGTTGTATGTAAACCTATAGTTATTGAGAGTCAGCTGTATGTCATTGTTGCACAGCTGTTTGGAGGCTCCCACATATATAAAAGAGATATTTTTGCTAATAAGTTTATAAAAATTCAAGATATTGAAATCCTTAAAATCCGAAAACCCAATGACATTGAGACTTTCAGGATTGCTGAAGACTGGTATTTTGTTGTGGCAGACAGTTCAAAGGCTGGTTTCACCACGGTTTACAAGTGGAATGGGAATGGATTTTATTCCCATCAGTCTCTGCATGCCTGGTACAGAGATACTGATGTGGAGTATCTTGAAATATCTGGCAAACCTCATTTAATTCTGTCAAGTAGTTCCCAAAGACCTGTAATATATCAATGGAACAAAGGAACAAATGAATTTGTTAAGCGTTTTGATATCCAAGATATGGAAGATGCATATGCAGTGAAACATTTCAAAGTGAAAGAGGATGTATACATTTGCTTAACAAGATTTATTGGGGACTCTAAAGTAATGAAATGGGGTGGTTCAGCATTTCTGGATTTACAAAGGATGCCATCCCGAGGGTCAATGGTATTCCAGCCGCTTCAGATAAGTAATTATCAATATGCCATTCTTGGAAGTGATTATTCTTTCACTCAAGTCTATTATTGGGATGctgaaaaggcaaaatttgTGAAGTTTCAAGAATTAAACGTACAGGCACCAAGATCTTTCATACATGTCTCCATCGATAAACGagattttctctttgcttcaaGTTTTAAGGGGACTACATTGATCTATAAACATGTCATAGTTGACTTAAGCGCATGA
- the LGI1 gene encoding leucine-rich glioma-inactivated protein 1 isoform X2: MGNASRPFRRIAYFLCLLSVLLLTEGKKPVKPKCPAWCTCTKDNALCENARSIPRSVPPDVISLLFTSNTFDAISDDAFMGLPHLEYLFIENNSIKSISRNTFRGLKSLIHLSLANNNLQSLPKDIFKGLDSLTNVDLRGNAFNCDCKLKWLVEWLGSTNATVEDIYCESPPEYKKRKINSLSPKEFDCIITEFEVYQSLPYQSLSVDTFSYMNDEHVVIAQPFTGKCIFLEWDHVEVMFRNYDNITGTSTVVCKPIVIESQLYVIVAQLFGGSHIYKRDIFANKFIKIQDIEILKIRKPNDIETFRIAEDWYFVVADSSKAGFTTVYKWNGNGFYSHQSLHAWYRDTDVEYLEISGKPHLILSSSSQRPVIYQWNKGTNEFVKRFDIQDMEDAYAVKHFKVKEDVYICLTRFIGDSKVMKWGGSAFLDLQRMPSRGSMVFQPLQISNYQYAILGSDYSFTQVYYWDAEKAKFVKFQELNVQAPRSFIHVSIDKRDFLFASSFKGTTLIYKHVIVDLSA; the protein is encoded by the exons ATGGGAAATGCCAGCAGACCCTTTAGAAGAATTGCTTATTTCTTATGCCTTTTATCTGTGCTTTTGCTGACTGAAGGGAAGAAACCAGTGAAGCCAAAATGTCCTGCCTGGTGTACTTGTACCAAAGATAATGCTTTATGTGAAAATGCCAGATCTATTCCTCGCAGCGTTCCGCCTGATGTTATCTCACT GTTGTTTACATCCAACACTTTTGACGCTATTAGTGATGATGCTTTCATGGGCCTTCCTCATCTAGAATATTT GTTTATAGAGAACAACAGCATTAAGTCAATTTCAAGAAATACTTTCAGAGGACTGAAATCTTTAATTCACCT GAGTCTCGCAAATAATAATCTCCAATCGCTTCCAAAAGACATATTCAAAGGCTTGGATTCTTTAACAAATGT AGATCTTAGAGGCAATGCATTTAATTGTGACTGCAAACTGAAGTGGTTAGTGGAATGGCTGGGCAGCACCAATGCAACAGTTGAAGACATTTACTGTGAGAGCCCACCAGAATATAAGAAGCGCAAAATCAATAGCCTGTCTCCAAAGGAGTTTGATTGCATTATTACAG AATTTGAAGTTTATCAGTCCCTGCCATACCAATCTCTGTCAGTAGATACTTTCTCATACATGAATGATGAACATGTGGTTATTGCTCAGCCTTTTACTGGAAAATGCATCTTTCTTGAATGGGACCATGTAGAAGTGATGTTCAGGAATTACGACAACATTACAG gTACTTCAACTGTTGTATGTAAACCTATAGTTATTGAGAGTCAGCTGTATGTCATTGTTGCACAGCTGTTTGGAGGCTCCCACATATATAAAAGAGATATTTTTGCTAATAAGTTTATAAAAATTCAAGATATTGAAATCCTTAAAATCCGAAAACCCAATGACATTGAGACTTTCAGGATTGCTGAAGACTGGTATTTTGTTGTGGCAGACAGTTCAAAGGCTGGTTTCACCACGGTTTACAAGTGGAATGGGAATGGATTTTATTCCCATCAGTCTCTGCATGCCTGGTACAGAGATACTGATGTGGAGTATCTTGAAATATCTGGCAAACCTCATTTAATTCTGTCAAGTAGTTCCCAAAGACCTGTAATATATCAATGGAACAAAGGAACAAATGAATTTGTTAAGCGTTTTGATATCCAAGATATGGAAGATGCATATGCAGTGAAACATTTCAAAGTGAAAGAGGATGTATACATTTGCTTAACAAGATTTATTGGGGACTCTAAAGTAATGAAATGGGGTGGTTCAGCATTTCTGGATTTACAAAGGATGCCATCCCGAGGGTCAATGGTATTCCAGCCGCTTCAGATAAGTAATTATCAATATGCCATTCTTGGAAGTGATTATTCTTTCACTCAAGTCTATTATTGGGATGctgaaaaggcaaaatttgTGAAGTTTCAAGAATTAAACGTACAGGCACCAAGATCTTTCATACATGTCTCCATCGATAAACGagattttctctttgcttcaaGTTTTAAGGGGACTACATTGATCTATAAACATGTCATAGTTGACTTAAGCGCATGA
- the LGI1 gene encoding leucine-rich glioma-inactivated protein 1 isoform X3 — translation MGLPHLEYLFIENNSIKSISRNTFRGLKSLIHLSLANNNLQSLPKDIFKGLDSLTNVDLRGNAFNCDCKLKWLVEWLGSTNATVEDIYCESPPEYKKRKINSLSPKEFDCIITEFEVYQSLPYQSLSVDTFSYMNDEHVVIAQPFTGKCIFLEWDHVEVMFRNYDNITGTSTVVCKPIVIESQLYVIVAQLFGGSHIYKRDIFANKFIKIQDIEILKIRKPNDIETFRIAEDWYFVVADSSKAGFTTVYKWNGNGFYSHQSLHAWYRDTDVEYLEISGKPHLILSSSSQRPVIYQWNKGTNEFVKRFDIQDMEDAYAVKHFKVKEDVYICLTRFIGDSKVMKWGGSAFLDLQRMPSRGSMVFQPLQISNYQYAILGSDYSFTQVYYWDAEKAKFVKFQELNVQAPRSFIHVSIDKRDFLFASSFKGTTLIYKHVIVDLSA, via the exons ATGGGCCTTCCTCATCTAGAATATTT GTTTATAGAGAACAACAGCATTAAGTCAATTTCAAGAAATACTTTCAGAGGACTGAAATCTTTAATTCACCT GAGTCTCGCAAATAATAATCTCCAATCGCTTCCAAAAGACATATTCAAAGGCTTGGATTCTTTAACAAATGT AGATCTTAGAGGCAATGCATTTAATTGTGACTGCAAACTGAAGTGGTTAGTGGAATGGCTGGGCAGCACCAATGCAACAGTTGAAGACATTTACTGTGAGAGCCCACCAGAATATAAGAAGCGCAAAATCAATAGCCTGTCTCCAAAGGAGTTTGATTGCATTATTACAG AATTTGAAGTTTATCAGTCCCTGCCATACCAATCTCTGTCAGTAGATACTTTCTCATACATGAATGATGAACATGTGGTTATTGCTCAGCCTTTTACTGGAAAATGCATCTTTCTTGAATGGGACCATGTAGAAGTGATGTTCAGGAATTACGACAACATTACAG gTACTTCAACTGTTGTATGTAAACCTATAGTTATTGAGAGTCAGCTGTATGTCATTGTTGCACAGCTGTTTGGAGGCTCCCACATATATAAAAGAGATATTTTTGCTAATAAGTTTATAAAAATTCAAGATATTGAAATCCTTAAAATCCGAAAACCCAATGACATTGAGACTTTCAGGATTGCTGAAGACTGGTATTTTGTTGTGGCAGACAGTTCAAAGGCTGGTTTCACCACGGTTTACAAGTGGAATGGGAATGGATTTTATTCCCATCAGTCTCTGCATGCCTGGTACAGAGATACTGATGTGGAGTATCTTGAAATATCTGGCAAACCTCATTTAATTCTGTCAAGTAGTTCCCAAAGACCTGTAATATATCAATGGAACAAAGGAACAAATGAATTTGTTAAGCGTTTTGATATCCAAGATATGGAAGATGCATATGCAGTGAAACATTTCAAAGTGAAAGAGGATGTATACATTTGCTTAACAAGATTTATTGGGGACTCTAAAGTAATGAAATGGGGTGGTTCAGCATTTCTGGATTTACAAAGGATGCCATCCCGAGGGTCAATGGTATTCCAGCCGCTTCAGATAAGTAATTATCAATATGCCATTCTTGGAAGTGATTATTCTTTCACTCAAGTCTATTATTGGGATGctgaaaaggcaaaatttgTGAAGTTTCAAGAATTAAACGTACAGGCACCAAGATCTTTCATACATGTCTCCATCGATAAACGagattttctctttgcttcaaGTTTTAAGGGGACTACATTGATCTATAAACATGTCATAGTTGACTTAAGCGCATGA